One region of Sulfuriroseicoccus oceanibius genomic DNA includes:
- the galE gene encoding UDP-glucose 4-epimerase GalE, translated as MNVLVVGGAGYIGSHCVVQLVEAGHRPVVVDNLAFGHRGAVKDGVPFYEADLGDREAMAKILKDEQIDIVMHFAAFTYVGESVTEPLKYYRNNVGATLELIQAMVDTGVNKFIFSSTCATFGVVESLPIVETLPQSPINPYGQTKLDLENALRAITKTSDFSAAIFRYFNAAGAAEDGSIGEDHQPETHLIPLCFDAATGRRGALKVFGSDYPTPDGTCLRDYVHVDDLSRAHIAVFDKLGTPGTCVDYNLGTGNPSSVLEVINAVKEVTGLDVPYEMDDRREGDPPALYADSKKANEELGWVPKYNDITSLVASAWKWHKDHPKGYDDK; from the coding sequence ATGAACGTTCTTGTCGTCGGCGGTGCCGGCTATATCGGAAGTCACTGTGTGGTCCAGTTGGTGGAAGCCGGGCATCGTCCTGTGGTGGTGGACAACCTCGCCTTTGGTCACCGCGGAGCAGTCAAGGACGGCGTTCCATTCTACGAGGCGGATCTGGGCGATCGCGAGGCCATGGCCAAGATCCTCAAGGACGAGCAAATCGACATCGTCATGCACTTCGCCGCGTTCACCTACGTTGGTGAGTCCGTGACCGAGCCGCTCAAGTACTACCGCAACAACGTCGGTGCCACGCTGGAGCTGATCCAGGCAATGGTCGACACCGGCGTCAACAAGTTCATTTTCTCGTCCACCTGCGCGACCTTCGGTGTGGTGGAATCGCTGCCAATCGTTGAGACGCTGCCGCAAAGCCCGATCAACCCATACGGCCAGACCAAGCTCGATCTGGAAAACGCACTGCGCGCGATCACCAAGACCAGCGACTTCTCCGCTGCGATCTTCCGTTACTTCAATGCAGCCGGTGCCGCCGAGGATGGCTCGATCGGTGAAGACCACCAGCCTGAGACGCACCTCATCCCACTCTGCTTCGACGCCGCCACCGGCCGTCGCGGTGCGCTCAAGGTCTTCGGAAGCGATTACCCGACGCCGGATGGCACCTGCCTGCGCGACTACGTTCACGTCGACGACCTCTCTCGCGCGCACATCGCCGTCTTCGACAAGCTCGGCACGCCGGGCACCTGCGTCGACTACAACCTGGGAACCGGCAACCCGTCGTCGGTGCTCGAAGTGATCAACGCGGTGAAGGAAGTCACCGGCCTCGACGTGCCATACGAAATGGACGACCGCCGCGAAGGCGACCCGCCAGCGCTCTACGCCGACAGTAAAAAGGCGAATGAAGAACTCGGCTGGGTGCCGAAGTACAACGACATCACCAGCCTCGTCGCCTCCGCCTGGAAGTGGCACAAAGACCACCCAAAGGGCTACGACGACAAGTAA